Part of the Streptomyces sp. f51 genome is shown below.
TGCGGGAGGCGATCGACAGGGATCTGATGCCGACCGCCGCCCGATGGCTCGACGGGCCCCGCCCCACCCACCGGCTCACCCGCTGGAGAACCGACTGGTCGAGCCAGACCGGCGCCAGTCAGCTCGGCATCCTGCACGGCACCAACCACGACGTCCCGGCGTTCCGCTGGTACGAGAAGGACACCCAGGAGGTCATGGTCTGCAACCGGCCGACCAGCGCGGCCGAACTCCAGCGGCGGGCCGTCGCGTACACCGGTGACGGAGGCCTGCTCACGGTCGACGGCGCGAGCCGCGGCAACCTCTTCGGCGGCGGTGCCGACGAGCTGGCCCTCGTGCTGTCCGTGGCCGCGCGCAGGGGACGGGACAACCGCTCTCGGGCGGGCTACTTCGCGTACTTCTCCGACCCGGCCAACGCCGTCCGCACGGCGATGTCGTTCGTCGCCGAGGTCTTCAGGGAGACGGGCCAGTCCACCCGGGCCCGGCTCCAGCGGCGGCGGCCCCGGGTCGGGCGCGGCGGGCTGTACCCGTTCGTGCGTGCCTTCGCCACCGTCGTCGAGCGGGACGTCGTGGTCGCCGCGGTCATCGGCGACATGCTCGCCGGGCGCAACGCGGTCTACGCGGACCTGGTCGCCTACGACGAGGTGGCACACCACTCCGGACCGCGCAGCCGGGACGCCGAGAGGATCCTGGAGCGGCTGGACCGGTCGCTCGCGCTGATCGAGAAGGTCGCCGAGCACGCCCCCCGGCCGTACCGCGTCGTCGTGCTCTCCGACCACGGCCAGAGCCCCGGAGAGACCTTCCTGACCAGGTACGGCCTCAGCCTCGGCCATCTGGTCCGGGCCGGCTGCGGGCTCCCCGTGCCCCGCAAGGTCCGCCGCACCCACAGCGGTGCCGAGGCCCGTACCGCCGTCCGTGCCGCCCTGCGCAGACCGGTCGAGGCGCGCGGGGAGCGGTACGGCCCCGAGCACCACCGCTCCGAACCCCTGGTCCTGGCCTCCGGCAACCTCGGTCTCGTCTCCTTCCCCGACGTCGCGCACCGGATGAGCCGGGAGGAGATCGACCGGCGTCATCCGGCGCTGCTGTCCACGCTCGCCAACCACCCCGGCGTCGGCTTCCTCCTGGTCCGCAGCGAGGAGCACGGAGGGCTCGTGCTCGGCGCGCACGGAGCCGAGGTGCCGCTGGACCGGCTCGACGACGAACACCCGGGTCCCCTGGCCGACTTCGGGCCCGGCGCCGCCGCCGCGGTGCGGCGCACGCACACGTTCCCGCACACCGCCGACATCATGGTCAACTCCTGGTACGACCCCGTCGAGGGCGAAGTCCTCGCCTTCGAGGAGCAGATCGGCTCGCACGGCGGCCTCGGCGGAGCCCAGGGGCACCCCTTCCTCCTCTCCCCGCTGACGTTGTCCGCGCCGGCCGGCGCGGAGACGGAGCCCGTCGGCCGTGACAGCGCACTCGTCGGGCCTGACAGCGCGCTCGTCGGCCCTGACAGCGCGCTCGTCGGCGCGGAGCGGGTGCACGAGGTGCTGCGGCGCTGGCTGGGCGAGTGCGACGGCCCCCAAGTCCCGCTGCCGGCCACCCCGGACGAACAGGCCGCCTGAGCGAGGACTCCGCCACGAGCCGGACGCCGGGGCCGAGTTGTGCGGGCGGCGACGCCACCAGGAGGACGGGAACGAGGGAGCGGCCGGTCGGGGCGGTCGCGTGTGGGAGCGGGCCGGCCGGCGCCGCCGCTGGGGCCGGTCGGGCGGCCGCGCGCGCCGGAAAATGGGAGGCGGGGGACGGACCGTCGCACCCACACTGGGGCATCGCACCCCGCGCCCTCGCGCACGTGCCATCCGCACCACCCCCATCTCCCATCCCTCCCGTTCTCCCTTCCCTCCCGCACCTCGTCGAGGAGCCCGCCTGTGCAGGCAGCCGTCACCGTCACTCCCTCCCGCGTCCCCGAGCTGCTGCTCGGCCTGGCCGTCGTGCGGCCGGTCTTCCTCTGGGGCGCCCCCGGCATCGGAAAGTCCTCCCTGGTCAGGGAGTTCGCCGAATCGCTCGGGCTGGAGTGCGTGAGCCTGCTGGGTACGCAGCTGGCGCCCGAGGACCTGATCGGCGTGCCGCAGATCCGCGACGGGCGTTCCGTCTTCTGCCCGCCGCGGGCCATCGCCCGCGACGAGCCGTACTGCCTCTTCCTCGACGAGCTGAACGCGGCGACCCCCGATGTGCAGAAGGCCTTCTACTCGCTGATCCTGGACCGCCGCATCGGTGACTACGAGCTGCCGGCCGGCTCGATCGTGATCGGCGCGGGCAACCGCTCGACGGACAACGCGCTGGCCCGCCCCATCGCCTCGGCCCTGGTCAACCGCCTCACCCACGTCCATCTGGAGGCCTCGCCCAAGGACTGGCTCGTCTGGGCCGCCGCCAACGACATCCACCCCTGGGTGCTCGACCACCTCACCGACCGCCCCGACCACCTGTGGTCCAAGCCGCCGA
Proteins encoded:
- a CDS encoding MoxR family ATPase, giving the protein MQAAVTVTPSRVPELLLGLAVVRPVFLWGAPGIGKSSLVREFAESLGLECVSLLGTQLAPEDLIGVPQIRDGRSVFCPPRAIARDEPYCLFLDELNAATPDVQKAFYSLILDRRIGDYELPAGSIVIGAGNRSTDNALARPIASALVNRLTHVHLEASPKDWLVWAAANDIHPWVLDHLTDRPDHLWSKPPKTEEPFSTPRSWHMLSDALRSFGDAVDERTLKVIAHGTLTPAHAVAFCGYVKIVRSRFGIEAVLRGDARWPHRTEDRDLLYYLAESFRGRLIKELPAGRDHIPASARQTAYRAKSLLIQLAEISVEVAQTVIASDADGNPVLPAWFLVEAARDMPRLVEARR
- a CDS encoding phage holin family protein; translated protein: MDKGRWRRLASAAGRSITVWAVSTVTMLVLAGVLPDFRLQSPSGDSATRIAVTAAAGAGVFGLLSALVWPLLVRTLLLVPAFVLGLLVFFLNGSLLLIALRLNPSGHGDAAPETAVVVAAVMSAVASATGAALAVRDDDAYRRRLYRLADRRRRRAAGRPGPSTPGVVFLQLDGVGHDVLREAIDRDLMPTAARWLDGPRPTHRLTRWRTDWSSQTGASQLGILHGTNHDVPAFRWYEKDTQEVMVCNRPTSAAELQRRAVAYTGDGGLLTVDGASRGNLFGGGADELALVLSVAARRGRDNRSRAGYFAYFSDPANAVRTAMSFVAEVFRETGQSTRARLQRRRPRVGRGGLYPFVRAFATVVERDVVVAAVIGDMLAGRNAVYADLVAYDEVAHHSGPRSRDAERILERLDRSLALIEKVAEHAPRPYRVVVLSDHGQSPGETFLTRYGLSLGHLVRAGCGLPVPRKVRRTHSGAEARTAVRAALRRPVEARGERYGPEHHRSEPLVLASGNLGLVSFPDVAHRMSREEIDRRHPALLSTLANHPGVGFLLVRSEEHGGLVLGAHGAEVPLDRLDDEHPGPLADFGPGAAAAVRRTHTFPHTADIMVNSWYDPVEGEVLAFEEQIGSHGGLGGAQGHPFLLSPLTLSAPAGAETEPVGRDSALVGPDSALVGPDSALVGAERVHEVLRRWLGECDGPQVPLPATPDEQAA